One Tolypothrix bouteillei VB521301 DNA window includes the following coding sequences:
- a CDS encoding purple acid phosphatase family protein: MITYLETGKATVLENLRIVRGPYLQLGSESSIAIRWATDTPVQGRVWYGESPERLCLVQDETTIACNHAVKLSQLAPDTKYYYAVGTPEGLLAGKTEDFFFVTAPSLDLAPEDIRPLRICVLGDAGRGNDIAASVRDGYLKFTGSRHTDLWLMLGDNAYDTGTYEEYQRGIFDMYPQLLQSSVLWTAIGNHDAGSADSLSQSGPYYELFSMPTCGEVGGLPSGTAAYYSFDYGNIHFICLDSYGCDRTPEGEMLSWLVRDLAATDKDWKIAFWHHPPYTKGSHDSDTEIELIEMREQTLPIVEEAGVDIVLTGHSHSYERSYLIDGHYGTSDTFTEQMKKDGGSGREGESGAYQKPVQASHAGTVYIVAGTSGLADRVSPHPAMYTSLSIPGSLVIDAHGKRLHVQFIDNEGNVRDEFTMVKTCS; encoded by the coding sequence ATGATAACCTATCTGGAAACAGGGAAAGCAACAGTCCTCGAAAATTTACGAATTGTGCGAGGACCGTATTTACAACTGGGTAGTGAGTCTAGCATTGCAATCCGCTGGGCTACTGATACTCCAGTCCAAGGCAGGGTGTGGTATGGTGAGTCTCCTGAAAGGCTGTGCTTGGTACAGGACGAAACGACAATCGCCTGTAACCACGCAGTTAAGTTAAGTCAGCTTGCGCCAGATACAAAGTACTACTACGCAGTCGGAACACCAGAGGGATTGCTGGCTGGGAAAACAGAAGATTTCTTTTTCGTCACTGCACCATCACTAGACTTAGCACCTGAGGATATTCGACCCTTACGGATCTGTGTTTTAGGAGATGCAGGACGTGGAAATGATATAGCTGCAAGTGTACGGGATGGATACCTAAAATTTACAGGAAGTCGCCATACCGACCTCTGGTTGATGCTTGGTGACAACGCTTACGATACTGGAACCTATGAAGAGTACCAACGGGGAATATTTGACATGTATCCCCAACTTCTTCAAAGTAGTGTCTTGTGGACGGCAATTGGCAATCATGATGCAGGATCTGCTGATTCACTCTCACAGTCAGGTCCCTACTACGAGCTGTTCTCTATGCCAACTTGTGGGGAAGTAGGTGGTTTGCCATCTGGAACGGCAGCTTATTACTCTTTTGATTATGGCAATATCCACTTTATTTGCCTTGATTCCTATGGATGCGATCGCACCCCAGAAGGAGAAATGTTAAGTTGGCTGGTACGGGATCTTGCAGCAACAGATAAGGATTGGAAAATTGCATTTTGGCATCATCCTCCTTATACAAAAGGCTCACACGATTCGGATACCGAAATTGAACTCATAGAAATGAGAGAACAAACGCTTCCTATCGTAGAAGAAGCAGGAGTAGATATTGTGCTGACCGGTCACAGCCACTCCTACGAACGTTCTTACTTAATTGACGGACATTATGGTACCTCTGATACCTTCACCGAACAGATGAAAAAAGATGGAGGAAGTGGGAGAGAAGGTGAATCGGGCGCATATCAAAAACCCGTCCAAGCTTCTCATGCTGGAACAGTTTATATTGTTGCAGGGACTTCTGGTCTTGCCGATCGAGTATCCCCCCATCCAGCAATGTATACTTCACTCAGTATTCCTGGCTCGCTAGTAATAGATGCACACGGGAAAAGACTTCATGTCCAATTTATTGATAACGAGGGCAACGTTCGGGATGAGTTTACAATGGTGAAAACTTGCTCTTGA
- a CDS encoding DapH/DapD/GlmU-related protein: MTQTLSLVISKRGAITQLIYTYLTQAFYAINLIRYRLQYPKVKFGIGIKIRGKFSIVGKGKVEIGENCAFISSDKNLPNKIVTQDSGAKISIGNNCTFYGTTLSVEGNGQIEIGNNCYFVIHSLIPNSIEVQEAGAKITIRDRCSFNGAKVIAKNCVELKKQCFVSDSLIVDTDYHSVEINRWDPNTQVKTKPICVGENVWLGSRSVILKGVSIGNNSVIGLGTIVRQSVPENVVVIGNPQIIIKKLDTNILPYKFPEDL; the protein is encoded by the coding sequence ATGACACAAACACTTTCTCTAGTTATCTCAAAAAGAGGAGCTATAACTCAGTTGATTTATACCTATCTTACACAAGCTTTTTATGCTATTAATTTAATAAGATACCGCCTTCAATATCCTAAGGTGAAATTTGGTATTGGAATTAAGATACGAGGTAAATTTTCTATTGTTGGTAAGGGCAAAGTAGAAATAGGAGAGAATTGTGCTTTTATTAGTAGCGATAAAAATTTACCAAATAAAATTGTGACTCAAGATTCTGGTGCTAAAATATCTATCGGAAATAACTGCACCTTCTATGGAACAACTCTATCGGTAGAAGGTAATGGACAAATAGAAATAGGTAATAACTGCTATTTTGTTATTCACAGTTTGATCCCAAATAGTATTGAGGTTCAAGAGGCAGGAGCAAAGATAACTATTCGCGATCGCTGTTCTTTTAACGGAGCAAAAGTGATTGCTAAAAATTGTGTGGAGTTAAAAAAGCAATGTTTTGTAAGCGATAGCTTAATTGTTGATACTGACTACCATAGTGTTGAGATTAACCGTTGGGACCCCAATACACAAGTAAAAACTAAACCTATATGTGTAGGTGAAAATGTTTGGCTTGGTAGTCGAAGTGTTATCCTCAAAGGAGTCTCTATTGGTAACAATTCGGTAATTGGATTGGGGACAATTGTCAGACAGTCAGTTCCAGAAAATGTGGTGGTTATCGGAAATCCGCAAATAATTATCAAAAAGCTCGACACAAATATACTTCCCTACAAGTTCCCAGAAGATTTGTAA
- a CDS encoding alpha/beta fold hydrolase, translating to MPQFQTNGLELFYQIQGTGEPLLLISGFLCDHTYWSLLMPSLTKQYQVIRLDNRGMGRSSTSQCAYSIKHMATDAAALIEHLGLDKVHVAGHSMGGQIAQELALAQPEKVCSLLLLSSLAKGDDRFNAIIETWGDLARILDLELYEKVILPWIFTNTFYSTPGAIETIIQMVLNYPFPPVPQELYYQSRAITSSDIRFRLSHIHCPTLVLVSRQDVLTPVKFSEELLQGIPNAELVVLDSGGHGFIIESPETVAQSMCNFLAKVS from the coding sequence ATGCCTCAGTTTCAAACGAATGGACTTGAACTGTTCTACCAGATTCAAGGTACGGGGGAGCCTTTGCTCCTCATTTCCGGCTTTTTGTGCGACCATACCTACTGGTCACTGCTCATGCCATCCCTCACCAAACAATATCAAGTTATTCGATTGGATAATCGAGGTATGGGACGCAGTTCTACTTCTCAGTGCGCCTATAGCATAAAACACATGGCAACTGATGCTGCTGCGTTAATTGAACATCTTGGGCTCGACAAAGTACACGTAGCAGGTCATTCTATGGGCGGTCAAATTGCCCAAGAACTAGCTTTGGCACAACCAGAAAAGGTGTGTAGTTTGTTACTCCTCTCATCTTTAGCAAAAGGTGACGATCGCTTTAATGCCATTATCGAGACATGGGGAGATCTGGCTCGAATTTTAGATTTAGAACTTTATGAAAAAGTCATTTTGCCTTGGATATTTACAAATACGTTCTACTCTACCCCAGGAGCAATAGAAACAATTATTCAAATGGTACTCAATTATCCTTTTCCGCCCGTACCCCAAGAATTGTATTATCAAAGCCGAGCTATTACAAGCAGCGACATTCGCTTTCGCCTCAGTCATATTCATTGTCCTACTCTAGTTCTAGTCAGTAGACAGGATGTTCTAACTCCGGTAAAGTTTTCCGAGGAACTCTTGCAAGGCATTCCCAATGCCGAACTCGTTGTTCTTGATTCTGGAGGTCATGGTTTTATCATTGAGTCTCCAGAAACTGTAGCTCAATCCATGTGCAATTTTCTTGCAAAGGTATCTTAA
- a CDS encoding NAD(P)H-dependent oxidoreductase, producing the protein MNFFIVYAHPEPKSFNGALTSHAKKALEDAGHKAIVSDLYAMQFNPVSDRRNFTSKTNPDYYKQQAEELHATEVDGFAADIKAEMEKLDWCDVLIFQFPLWWFGLPAILKGWVDKVFALGKIYGNGKWYDNGAFKGKKAMLSLTTGGPLTMYTEIGINGDIHTILYPINHGILRFVGFDVLPPFIVWGASRLSDERRQVYLEQYQNRLLTIDRVPPIVYPSLDDFDENFQLKMSEVSIDE; encoded by the coding sequence ATGAATTTTTTTATTGTGTACGCTCACCCCGAACCTAAAAGTTTTAATGGTGCATTAACTAGCCATGCGAAAAAAGCCTTAGAAGACGCAGGACATAAGGCTATCGTTTCCGATTTATACGCTATGCAATTCAATCCAGTGTCCGATCGCCGTAATTTTACTTCTAAAACAAACCCTGACTATTACAAACAGCAAGCAGAAGAATTGCACGCAACAGAAGTGGATGGCTTTGCAGCGGACATCAAAGCAGAAATGGAAAAACTCGATTGGTGCGACGTGCTTATCTTTCAGTTTCCTTTATGGTGGTTTGGACTCCCTGCTATTTTAAAAGGTTGGGTTGATAAAGTTTTTGCATTGGGTAAAATTTATGGCAATGGCAAGTGGTATGACAATGGTGCGTTTAAAGGTAAAAAAGCCATGCTATCTCTTACAACTGGTGGTCCTTTAACGATGTACACCGAAATTGGTATTAATGGCGATATTCACACCATTCTTTATCCCATCAACCATGGAATTCTTCGCTTTGTAGGTTTTGATGTTTTACCACCTTTCATTGTTTGGGGTGCAAGTCGTCTCAGTGATGAACGCCGCCAAGTTTATTTGGAACAGTATCAAAATCGGTTGTTGACCATAGATCGAGTTCCTCCTATTGTCTATCCTTCTCTTGATGATTTTGATGAGAATTTTCAACTAAAAATGTCAGAAGTTAGTATTGATGAATAG
- the tmk gene encoding dTMP kinase, protein MSGKFFVFEGVEGCGKTSQIQRIQEWLQSLNISPIVTREPGGTELGLHLRQLLLEAGSTSITDRTELLLYAADRSQHIDQIIKPALAEGKVVLCDRYTDSTIAYQGWGRGISLEMIEQLNLLATGGLQSDLTILLDIDPEISFSRILAKRKLDRMEQADLAFHHRVRQGFLSLAEKFPDRIVTLDANQDIDKVTADIQRLLISHT, encoded by the coding sequence ATGAGCGGTAAATTTTTTGTTTTTGAAGGTGTGGAGGGTTGTGGTAAAACCAGCCAGATACAGCGCATTCAAGAGTGGCTGCAAAGCCTCAACATTTCTCCAATTGTGACTCGCGAACCGGGAGGAACGGAGTTAGGTTTGCACTTGCGTCAATTATTATTAGAAGCAGGATCTACTTCAATTACAGATAGGACGGAGTTACTTTTGTATGCAGCCGATCGCTCTCAACATATTGACCAAATTATTAAACCAGCCCTAGCAGAAGGAAAAGTGGTTTTGTGCGATCGCTACACTGACTCTACTATTGCTTATCAAGGTTGGGGACGTGGAATCAGTCTTGAAATGATAGAACAACTCAACCTTTTAGCAACTGGTGGACTGCAAAGTGATTTGACAATCTTACTTGATATTGACCCAGAAATTTCTTTCAGTCGAATCCTTGCCAAACGAAAATTAGACCGTATGGAACAAGCAGATTTAGCTTTTCACCATCGCGTTCGTCAGGGTTTCTTGTCACTAGCTGAAAAATTTCCAGACAGAATTGTTACGCTTGATGCCAATCAAGATATTGATAAAGTGACTGCGGATATTCAACGGTTACTGATAAGTCACACTTAA